One stretch of Nycticebus coucang isolate mNycCou1 chromosome 7, mNycCou1.pri, whole genome shotgun sequence DNA includes these proteins:
- the LOC128590125 gene encoding UDP-glucuronosyltransferase 1A1 isoform X7, which yields MAAGPQGCHALFLGLLLCALSTPVSHAGKVLLVPVDGSHWLSMLGVIQQLQQRGHEIVVLAPEASVHIKEGASYTLQRYPVPYGREDLDAAFVGLGHNVFENKPFLQRVIKTYKKVQNNSALLLSGCSYLLHNKELMASLAESHFDIMLTDPFLPCGPIVAQYLALPTVFFLNSLPCSLDFQATQCPNPSSYVPRRLSFNLDCMTFLQRVKNMLFALTENFLCSVVYSPYALLASEFLQRDVTVQDLLSSASIWLLRNDFVNDYPRPIMPNMVFIGGINCLDKNPISQEFEAYVNASGEHGIVVFSLGSMVSEIPEQKAMEIADALGKIPQTVLWRYTGSRPSNLAKNTILVKWLPQNDLLGHPKTRAFITHSGSHGIYEGICNGVPMVMMPLFGDQMDNAKRMETRGAGVTLNVLDMTSADLENALKTVINDKSYKENIMRLSSLHKDRPIEPLDLAVFWVEFVMRHKGAPHLRPAAHDLTWYQYHSLDVIGFLLAAVLTVAFIAFKCCAYGCRKCFGKKGRVKKTHKSKAH from the exons ATGGCTGCGGGGCCTCAGGGCTGCCACGCGCTTTTCCTGGGCCTGCTGCTCTGCGCGCTCAGCACCCCCGTGTCTCATGCTGGGAAGGTGTTGTTGGTCCCAGTGGACGGCAGCCACTGGCTGAGCATGCTTGGGGTCATCCAGCAGCTGCAGCAGAGGGGACATGAAATAGTAGTCCTGGCACCGGAGGCCTCAGTGCACATCAAGGAAGGAGCATCTTACACCTTGCAGAGGTACCCTGTGCCATACGGAAGGGAGGACTTGGATGCAGCTTTTGTGGGTCTTGGGCATAACGTCTTTGAGAACAAGCCTTTCCTTCAGCGTGTGATCAAAACATATAAGAAAGTCCAAAATAACTCTGCCCTGCTTCTGTCTGGCTGTTCCTACTTACTGCACAACAAGGAGCTCATGGCCTCCCTGGCAGAAAGCCATTTCGACATCATGTTGACAGACCCCTTCCTTCCCTGCGGCCCCATCGTGGCTCAGTACCTGGCTCTGCCTACCGTATTCTTCTTGAATTCACTGCCGTGCAGCCTGGACTTTCAGGCTACCCAGTGTCCCAACCCGTCGTCCTACGTGCCCAGGCGTTTGTCCTTTAACTTAGACTGCATGACCTTCCTGCAGAGGGTGAAGAACATGCTCTTTGCCTTGACGGAGAACTTTCTGTGCAGTGTGGTTTATTCTCCATATGCACTACTTGCCTCAGAATTCCTTCAGAGAGATGTGACGGTCCAGGACCTTTTGAGCTCTGCATCTATCTGGCTGTTGAGAAATGACTTTGTGAATGATTACCCCAGACCCATCATGCCCAATATGGTTTTTATTGGTGGGATCAATTGCCTTGACAAAAACCCAATCTCCCAG GAATTTGAAGCTTACGTAAACGCCTCTGGAGAACATGGGATTGTGGTCTTCTCTTTGGGATCAATGGTCTCAGAGATTCCAGAGCAGAAGGCTATGGAAATTGCTGATGCTTTGGGAAAAATACCTCAGACA gtccTGTGGCGCTACACTGGAAGTCGACCATCCAATCTTGCGAAAAATACGATACTTGTCAAGTGGTTACCCCAAAATGACCTGCTTG GTCACCCAAAGACTCGCGCCTTTATCACCCACTCTGGCTCCCACGGTATTTATGAGGGAATATGCAACGGTGTGCCCATGGTGATGATGCCCCTGTTTGGTGATCAGATGGACAATGCAAAGCGCATGGAGACCAGGGGAGCTGGTGTGACCCTGAATGTTCTTGACATGACTTCTGCAGATTTAGAAAATGCCCTAAAAACAGTCATCAATGACAAAAG CTACAAGGAGAACATCATGCGTCTCTCCAGCCTCCACAAGGACCGCCCCATCGAGCCGCTGGACCTGGCCGTGTTCTGGGTGGAGTTCGTGATGAGGCACAAGGGGGCGCCACACTTGCGCCCCGCCGCCCATGATCTCACCTGGTACCAGTACCACTCCCTGGACGTGATCGGCTTCCTCCTGGCCGCGGTGCTGACCGTGGCCTTCATCGCCTTTAAATGTTGTGCCTACGGCTGCCGGAAGTGTTTCGGAAAAAAAGGGCGAGTTAAGAAAACGCACAAATCCAAGGCGCATTAA